One Rhododendron vialii isolate Sample 1 chromosome 2a, ASM3025357v1 genomic region harbors:
- the LOC131316722 gene encoding uncharacterized protein LOC131316722: MTNKEQDMKEPKIKPSSKRPRKMAANIGDIMSSIAPPNIGMNKRQKKCQQEMPRTRFKESQPVKKNANEKPTMECQREMPRTRFKESQPVKKNANQVTQSI; this comes from the exons ATGACAAATAAGGAACAAGACATGAAGGAACCTAAAATTAAGCCTTCATCAAAGAGACCAAGAAAGATGGCCGCTAATATTGGTGATATCATGTCTTCAATAGCTCCTCCAAATATTGGCATGAACAAGAGGCAAAAGAAATGCCAACAAGAAATGCCAAGGACTAGGTTCAAGGAATCTCAACCCGTGAAGAAAAATGCCAACGAG AAGCCTACTATGGAATGCCAACGAGAAATGCCAAGGACTAGGTTCAAGGAATCTCAACCCGTGAAGAAAAATGCCAATCAGGTAACACAAAGTATTTAA